The Actinomadura graeca nucleotide sequence GGCCGACCCGGAGACGGGCATCGAGGTGCACCGCTACGGCGCGCACCTGTTCCACACGTCCAACCGGCGGGTCTGGGACTACGCGAACCGGTTCACCTCCTTCACCGGCTACCGGCACCGCGTCCACACCACGTTCAAGGGCCGCGTCTACTCGATGCCGATCAACCTCGGCACCATCTGCGAGTACTTCGGCCGCGCCTTCACCCCGGACGAGGCCCGCGCGCTGGTCGCCGCGCAGGCCGCGGAGGTGTCCGATCCGTCCAACCTGGAGGAGAAGGCGATCTCGCTGATCGGCCGTCCCCTCTACGAGGCGTTCATCCGCGGGTACACCGCGAAGCAGTGGCGGACCGACCCCCGCGACCTGCCCGCCGAGATCATCACGCGGCTGCCCGTCCGGTACACCTTCGACAACCGGTACTTCGACGACGACTTCGAGGGCCTGCCCGCCGACGGCTACACCGCCTGGCTGGAGCGGATGGCCGACCACCCGCGCATCGAGGTGCGGCTCGGCACCGACTTCCTCGACCTGCGCGGCGACACGGCCGGCAACGTGCCCGTCGTCTACACCGGGCCGCTGGACCGCTACTTCGGCTACGCCGAGGGCGAGCTCGGCTGGCGGACGCTGGACTTCGAGACCGAGGTCAGGCCGACCGGCGACTTCCAGGGCACCGCCGTGATGAACTACGCCGACGAGGACGTCCCGTACACGCGGATCCACGAGTTCCGGCACTTCCACCCCGAGCGCAAGCACTATCCGCCGGACCGGACGGTCATCATGCGGGAGTACTCGCGGGCCGCCGCCCGCGGCGACGAGCCGTACTACCCGGTCAACACCGCCGCCGACCGCGCGCGTCTGCTGGCCTACCGCGAGCTGGCCCGGCGGGAGGACGGCGTCCTGTTCGGCGGGCGGCTCGGCACCTACAAGTACCTCGACATGCACATGGCCATCGCGGGCGCGCTCAGCATGGTCGACAACAGGCTGCGCCCCCATTTCACCGGGGGCTCGCGTCTTACCAGCACACCCGGACAAAGCGGAGGTATGGACGAGTGAGCGAGCCGCAGGCGGGACTCGCCCCCGGTGAGGACACGACCACCCACATCCCCCGCACCAGCCTGGGGCCCGCCGGGTTGCGCGTCGTCCAGCGCGTGGTGATGCCCGTCGACCGCGACCTCGACGTCCTCGCGCTGTACGTCGAGGGGGAGATCGGCCGCGGCGCCGAGGCCCTCGCCGCCGAGGCCGCCGCCGAGGACGGCATCGCCGCCGCCGACGTCGTCGGACGGCGCAGCGTCGTCGTCCCGGTCGGCGGGCGGGCCTCGTTCGCGACGTACTTCAACGCGTTCCCGGCGAGCTACTGGCGGCGCTGGACGAATGTGGACGAGGTCGTCCTGCGGGTCCGGATGCGCGGCCAGGCCAGCGTGATCGTCTACCGGTCCAGCGCGAAGGGGCACGTGCAGCGCGTGGCGTCCGTGCGGATCGACTCCGACGTCCCGCGCGAGGAGACGTTCCGGCTGACGCTGGGCCCGTTCATCGACGGCGGCTGGTACTGGATGGACGTCCTCGCGGGCGAGCAGGACGCCGTCCTGGAGCGCGCGGACTGGTGCGTCGACCCGGCCCGGACGGGCCCGGTCCGCCAGGGGCGGGTCAGCCTCGGCATCACGACGTTCGACCGGCCGGGCTTCTGCGTCGACCAGCTCCTCGCCCTGGGCGGCGCGCCCGAGGTGCTGGACGTCGTGGACGACGTCTTCGTCATCGACCAGGGCACCCGGCGCGTCCGCGACGACGCGGGCTACGAGCGCGCCGCACGCGGGCTCGGCCGCAGGCTCCGGCTCATCGAGCAGCCGAACCTCGGCGGGTCCGGCGGCTTCTCCCGCGCGATGGACGAGACGCTCAGGGCCGGGACCAGCGACTACGTCCTGCTGCTGGACGACGACGTGGTCACCGAGACCGAGGGCGTGCTGCGCGCGGTCGCGTTCGCCGACCACGCCCGGACGCCCACGATCGTCGGCGGGCACATGTTCAACCTGTTCGCCCGGTCGCAGCTGCACGCCTACGGCGAGACCATCGGGCGGTACCGGTGGTGGTGGGAGGAGGCGCCGCACACCAGGCGCGAGCACGACTTCGCCCTCCCGCCCGACACCAACCCGAGTCCCCGCCTGCGCAAGAGCCGGGGCGGCCTGCGCGAGACGAAGTGGCTGCACCGCCGCGTGGACGTCGACTACAACGGCTGGTGGATGTGCCTCATCCCGGTCGACGTGATGCGCAAGGTCGGGCTGTCGATGCCCATGTTCATCAAATGGGACGACGCCGAGTACTGCGTGCGCGCGGGTGCGGCCGGGTTCCCGACCGTGTCGCTGCCCGGCATGGCCGCCTGGCATGTGCCGTGGCAGGACAAGGACGACGGCATCGACTGGCAGGCGTACTTCCACGAGCGGAACCGGCTCGTCACGGCGCTGGCGCACTCGCCGTACGAGCGCGGCGGCAACCTCGTCAAGGAGAGCTTCATCGTCTCGGTGAAGCACGCCCTGTCCATGCAGTACTCCACCGCCGAGCTGATGCTGTCGGCGATCGAGGACGTCCTCGGCGGGCCGGGCCACATGCACGCCGGGATCGCCCGGAAGCTGCCGGAGATCATGGCGTTGCGGGCGGAATTCCCGGACGCGCGGAACCGCGCGAGCCACGAGGAGTTCCCGCAGGTGCGGCGGACCAGGCCCCCCAAGCGGGGACGGGGCTTCAAGCCGCCGCGCGGCACGGTGAACGTACTGGCCGGCGCGATGCTCGGCACCCTGCGCCAGCTCCGGCCGGTGGACCCGGCCGGGCGCGACAACCCGCAGGTCGTGGTGCCGCACATCGACCGGCACTGGGGACTGCTCTCCCAGGTGGACAGCGCGCTGGTCTCCTCGGCCGACGGCACGAAGGTCGCCTGGTACCAGCGCGATCCCGAGCGGTTCAGGAGCCTGCTCAGGCGGACGTCGCTGCTGCACGCGCGGCTCAGCCGGGAGTGGCCCGAGCTGAGCCG carries:
- the glf gene encoding UDP-galactopyranose mutase codes for the protein MNVDLVVAGSGFFGLTVAERCAADLGLRVLVLDRRGHIGGNAYSEADPETGIEVHRYGAHLFHTSNRRVWDYANRFTSFTGYRHRVHTTFKGRVYSMPINLGTICEYFGRAFTPDEARALVAAQAAEVSDPSNLEEKAISLIGRPLYEAFIRGYTAKQWRTDPRDLPAEIITRLPVRYTFDNRYFDDDFEGLPADGYTAWLERMADHPRIEVRLGTDFLDLRGDTAGNVPVVYTGPLDRYFGYAEGELGWRTLDFETEVRPTGDFQGTAVMNYADEDVPYTRIHEFRHFHPERKHYPPDRTVIMREYSRAAARGDEPYYPVNTAADRARLLAYRELARREDGVLFGGRLGTYKYLDMHMAIAGALSMVDNRLRPHFTGGSRLTSTPGQSGGMDE
- a CDS encoding glycosyltransferase, translated to MSEPQAGLAPGEDTTTHIPRTSLGPAGLRVVQRVVMPVDRDLDVLALYVEGEIGRGAEALAAEAAAEDGIAAADVVGRRSVVVPVGGRASFATYFNAFPASYWRRWTNVDEVVLRVRMRGQASVIVYRSSAKGHVQRVASVRIDSDVPREETFRLTLGPFIDGGWYWMDVLAGEQDAVLERADWCVDPARTGPVRQGRVSLGITTFDRPGFCVDQLLALGGAPEVLDVVDDVFVIDQGTRRVRDDAGYERAARGLGRRLRLIEQPNLGGSGGFSRAMDETLRAGTSDYVLLLDDDVVTETEGVLRAVAFADHARTPTIVGGHMFNLFARSQLHAYGETIGRYRWWWEEAPHTRREHDFALPPDTNPSPRLRKSRGGLRETKWLHRRVDVDYNGWWMCLIPVDVMRKVGLSMPMFIKWDDAEYCVRAGAAGFPTVSLPGMAAWHVPWQDKDDGIDWQAYFHERNRLVTALAHSPYERGGNLVKESFIVSVKHALSMQYSTAELMLSAIEDVLGGPGHMHAGIARKLPEIMALRAEFPDARNRASHEEFPQVRRTRPPKRGRGFKPPRGTVNVLAGAMLGTLRQLRPVDPAGRDNPQVVVPHIDRHWGLLSQVDSALVSSADGTKVAWYQRDPERFRSLLRRTSLLHARLSREWPELSRRYRDAMDELTSPEAWRATFDAAASEATSVPTSAPGGGAVGEGAESAGAGAGAAGAGAGEPDGG